The stretch of DNA agaggaaaaatccttgccatcctcagatcgagaaactacgaggaactgtggggcaggcggtagtacttttgttactggtggctggtcaagtttccgtttatgggcagaagGTGCgagagaagaagaagtgaaatccattgcggaggaatcccccatgattgccagcatctccgatggcgcccgccttaggtgaatgtttacacctcaggtcacacctcctgagaaacagacagagggaccaatcggcgtggtcagaaggtatcagctcaggcaatcacccctccctgggcctggcctttaccagggggtacgtgcgtgccttacttgtctacccagggcagggaattacgggttaccccgtcaccggctacgtgtgcgaacgcgtgggtcggccttcaggcgcgcacagggaggaaggaagaagaggaaaaagaagagagagggagagagagggcagaCTGTCTGAAACGcagaggcggagaccagagaagccGAGGAGAGGAAGCCGAGGAGAGGAAGCCGAGGAGAGGAAGCCGAGGAGAGGAAGCCGAGGAGAGGAAGCCGAGGAGAGGAAGCCGAGGAGAGGAAGCCGAGGAGAGGAAGCCGAGGAGAGGAAGCCGAGGAGAGGAAGCCGAGGAGAGGAAGCCGAGGAGAGGAAGCCGAGGAGAGGAAGCCGAGGAGAGGAAGCCGAGGAGAGGAAGCcgaggagaggaagccaaggagaggaagccaaggagaggaagccaaggagaggaagccaaggagaggaagccaaggagaggaagccaaggagaggaagccaaggagaggaagccaaggagaggaagccaaggagaggaagccaaggagaggaagccaaggagaggaagccaaggagaggaagccaaggagaggaagccaaggagaggaagccaaggagaggaagccaaggagaggaagccaaggagaggaagccaaggagaggaagccaaggagaggaagccaaggagaggaagccaaggagaggaagccaaggagaggaagccaaggagaggaagccaaggagaggaagccaaggagaggaagccaaggagaggaagccaaggagaggaagccaaggagaggaagccaaggagaggaagccaaggagaggaagccaaggagaggaagccaaggagaggaagccaaggagaggaagccaaggagaggaagccaaggagaggaagccaaggagaggaagccaaggagaggaagccaaggagaggaagccaaggagaggaagccaaggagaggaagccaaggagaggaagccaaggagaggaagccaaggagaggaagccaaggagaggaagccaaggagaggaagccaaggagaggaagccaaggagaggaagccaaggagaggaagccaaggagaggaagccaaggagaggaagccaaggagaggaagccaaggagaggaagccaaggagaggaagccaaggagaggaagccaaggagaggaagccaaggagaggaagccaaggagaggaagccaaggagaggaagccaaggagaggaagccaaggagaggaagccaaggagaggaagccaaggagaggaagccaaggagaggaagccaaggagaggaagccaaggagaggaagccaaggagaggaagccaaggagaggaagccaaggagaggaagccaaggagaggaaggcaaggagaggaaggcaagggaaagagtaagtgagacagtgagatggagaagaacaaagaagggaaccaaccaaaggaaggaggaaacgagaagaagcgaaaaaccaaaatgaccgcaaatataggtcgtggaaccgtccgtctccggacgcaggcgctaactaccccttgAAGGGGAGGGACtgcttttagtcgcctctttcGACAGGCAGGcatcaggaatacctcgggcctattctaatccccggacccacatgtggggggggggggggtggggggggggtagaTGGTGTAATGTAAGAGCATTCAGTGAAAGCGAcgacatccccccctccccccatctgaaAAGGTAAAGCCTAACACTGTCTTCATAGTTGACTATGTGGCTGTCGAAAAGCAGGATCAAATTcgtagatatttctgctttggtcgtcatatgggtgttgacgtattttatctcagacgtattccaggatcccagatcacttggtgagggataatgccaacctcattatagccttcaaacaagacaatctcaatttaacatacatttaccaggctcatgttgggactgacatgtcatacaa from Schistocerca serialis cubense isolate TAMUIC-IGC-003099 unplaced genomic scaffold, iqSchSeri2.2 HiC_scaffold_1353, whole genome shotgun sequence encodes:
- the LOC126440173 gene encoding uncharacterized protein LOC126440173, coding for MLPGKWTARVSLARLRHRRRRCQGHGGIVNDGGWRSRSGRWRSRWSQQPLWRRRLLLLDGVWRPCTPTTGGRERIRAAGKRRRSCLLERRGGRETLIPAPELVAVAADHFVSDADIKELMALRPDDHPLNPSSSQAETSRPDKGSRNKGSLCSRNLSFGSRPEEVPKEEAEERKPRRGSRGEEAEERKPRRGSRGEEAEERKPRRGSRGEEAEERKPRRGSRGEEAEERKPRRGSQGEEAKERKPRRGSQGEEAKERKPRRGSQGEEAKERKPRRGSQGEEAKERKPRRGSQGEEAKERKPRRGSQGEEAKERKPRRGSQGEEAKERKPRRGSQGEEAKERKPRRGSQGEEAKERKPRRGSQGEEAKERKPRRGSQGEEAKERKPRRGSQGEEAKERKPRRGSQGEEAKERKPRRGSQGEEAKERKPRRGSQGEEAKERKPRRGSQGEEAKERKPRRGSQGEEAKERKPRRGSQGEEAKERKPRRGSQGEEAKERKPRRGSQGEEAKERKPRRGSQGEEAKERKPRRGSQGEEAKERKPRRGSQGEEAKERKPRRGRQGEEGKGKSK